GAGGTGAAGAACGGAGAGGTGCTGGTGGTGGACCACAGTGGGAAGAAATACATGACTTTCCCCGCTGTTTTCTAGCTGCTCCTGCCAAGGAGAAACAGCCAGTCTGACTttattaaaatgagtttttcaGGAGATAAATCTCCCTGAAAATCCCTGTGGTCTTCtattcatttcaaatgttttctaatCGCATCTAAAGGCAAAGTCTCTGTTTGTTGAAAGTCATGAAGagagatcaataaagtttttgctGTTAAATGTTTAGGTCACAATCAAAGGTAGAACTTTTTGATTAGCAATCTGATCAAAGTGATCTCAGAATTACGTATGGTCACATTTATGTCACATAAGATGCCTGCATCCGGAGTCATTTCACCTCCAGCCGACCTCCACAtatgaaaatactttttataagGTTCTGTGGGCTCACTCTGTCCCGTCCCATGATTCTTTGCTACCAGACCAAACAAAATGCCAGTGGAAATGTGGATCTGTGGTGTCTTAACAAGCATGTCTGCCATATCTGCTTGAAGTTTTGGGTTCAGTTCTCAGTAAAACTGATGCTTTGGCACAAAAATGAGATGGCAACATTTCAGACCAAACCTCATTTGGAAATATTTCCCCATTTTCAATTACATTTATTGGACCAAAGTCCTTCTAAATGTTCACACAGCGCCTGATCGGCAGCCATTCCCTGTTTTTGATGTGTGAGAATAAACTATAACGATAAATAGATAAACTATAAGTCGGAACTGATGTTTCTTCTCTCAGATATTTGACCCATTTTCAGAGAGAGGAGTAAACTGTTTGTTCAGTTGGGttgattttaactttcacaTCTGCATTACATGCAGAAGGTCGTTGAGTTTAACATCCAGAGAGTCCAGAACTTTAATATGgttggtttttgtaaaaaaaacaaaaacattttgttgaaatttaTCCACATTGGAAGCAAAGAATGATCCCTTTAAAGGTTGCTGCCATAAGGAGAGATCTAAAAGGAATGAAAATGAGATTTATTTCAACAATGAAACATTGAAAGTTATATGGATTTCAAATATCAAGACTCTGGAAGGAGGTCCAGATCCAAACAAGGATGCCTTCCAAGCccagcaggaggtggaggagagctttgacactttaacattgggagttgggtcatctagacccactagacagtgctctgaaccttttttcttcaatgatttgtgaacctcactggtgtccatggattacatgaaatctttccacctttatccacctttgtcatggtagggagaacacgtcaatgtaggggggggggggggtcatcaaagatagcgcaagggttaaagGAGAAAAATGGATTTTCAGTGGCAGCAAGAGGCAAGTTGAACAGCTTCTGGACCAAAGCAGTGTGGGGAAATGTGACTGCAGCCCAAAAAACTAGGAAttgaaactgaaaatatgtcagaGTTTCACTtaagattgttaaaaaataaatacatgtcaGTATTACCATATTTTATTAATCTTAATAGACCAACAGACTGCATGGCCgaatgtttgatttgatttatgttttttttataaagcaatGATTGTACGCAATACAACAAAATTACTTGGACATATCAAACTTATTATAGAAATAATGAAatgcattaattaaaaaaaaacataaagaagaaTTAACATAAATGTAGGAAGAAAATCATTGTCTCACAATCATAAACAGATATTTTTGCAGTGATGCATACGATACTCATTTGGGTCACATTAGATTCATAGTGAgtattaactaaagtcaagtttgatttattgcttgaaaaggagacGAAAGTAGCGAATGTatgtaatcccacccctactgagttattACAGACTAGATTTTTGCATGGTTGTCATACAAAATGAGggaaaccaattttttttaatgaattcattagaattaacccttgtgttatcctatgaccccccccttacattgacgtgttctccctaccatgacaaaggtggataaaggtggaaagatttcatgtaatccatggacaccagtgaagatcacaaatcattgaagaaaaaaggttcagagctctgtctagtgggtctagatgacccaactcccaatggtaaagtgcctaggatagcacaagggttgcggAGACTGTTTGTGTCTGCCTTTtattcaattttcattttttaaagtggatttttaattatcattttcTATCATTACTTTGCTTCCATCGTGGACACAAACaccagacacacaaaaaagggaTTTTGGATGATGTTAAGGGTTGTATTAGCACTTAGTTTTGTGTTCAcgtttgtaaatatgaaaatatcAAAGCAATCCTGTAACTTTgtttatgaccccccccctctggTGCTTAAATTTAGATGAGGAGTTGCTGCTGGTGCACCACACCTTCAACTAGTGGCAGGATGGCGCCACtacaactaaaatgtttttaaaaatcctggttagaaaaaaaggaaccaTCTTAGTAgtgaataataaaagaaaattagctTATCTAATTAATTTCTTATTTGAAAAACAGCTAGTTGGTGAAGTTTTTCAAAGACTTCCAAAAATATAACTCTTGAatattttgtgattttaatgtttttcaatgttttgtttgtattagAAAATCTGAGCTATTTTGACCATTTTCTACTgagtaatatttatttctttttatctacTATTTGCTAAAGAGCCCATAAAGAAGTGTTCTGTCCTTCAAACTTCATCTAAACAGCtcctcaaaagcaaaaaaaggttGATTTAAGTTCTCACAGTTTAAACAAGCGAGAAAACCAAAACAGTCCACAGACGTAAAACAGAACAGGAAATTATTAAAACCGTGATTTATCTTAAGGAAACTTTAATTCTCAGATCTACCAGCAGAGATTTAACCAGTTTAGAGCCACAAGCTGTAAGGCAGATGCAGATTCACATCAGACAGAGACATGTTTCTATTTTGTAATGTGTTGTATAGTTTAACAAGAAATCAAGAAAGTCGCACTGAGGTAGAGAAACAAACCTATAAAGCCGAAATCTTCCTGCAGAATTATCCAAGAGAGAAGAGCCAGAAATAAGTTAATGAATTCAAATCATATGAATGCAAGTAAGGGTTCCAGTTGAGAGTTGTCCAGGCTGTGGGGTTAGTTTGCGCTCCAGGAGGCCCAGCCTCAGGATAACCAGTCACCTTCAgccaactttttttatttcagctagTGAGCGTGACTTATAGAGGTTCCATTCCCCCTCCTGCTGGAATCCTTTTAACTACAGCAGTTGGCTgacctgctttgtttttagcAGGATCCTCTGACACCGATCGCTGTGTACTCCTCAACAGAAGTCATGAGGCCAATTGGGGCGAGAGAAAATTCTTCCAGGGTCTCCTGGTCTTCCTGCCAACAGGAGAAGAACCTCCTGCAGGGCTACATAAAAGTCTGTGCAACCACGTAATACATTTAATGGGGTCGACACGTTCTTagttagaaaacattttattcccTTTTAAACTCAGCTAGAACTgcactgtggtgcagtggttagcactctcaccacAGAGAGAAGTCATGGTTCAAACTCCAGcttggacctttctgtgtggagtttgcatgttcaaaTGCATGGTTCATGGgctaattggtgactctaaatatCCCCTAGAtgtgggtgtgagtgtgtgacccTACAACGGACTGGTGACTtcttcagggtgtcccctgccttcaccaaatagtagctgggttggctccagcagccccgtgaccccaaagggACACAGTGGGTTCTGATGAtggagtttaacccttgtgctatcttagatgaccccacccttacattgacgtgttctccctaccatggcaaaggtggataaaggtggaaagattacatgtaatccatggacaccagtgaagatcacaaatcattgaagaaaaaaggttcagagcactgtctagtgggtctagatgacccaactcccaatggtaaagtgcccaggatagcacaagggttacgttaGCCACATGATAACTTGTCcacctgatctgactccacctaCTCCCTCTTTATCCACTCAAGATCCAAACAGGAAATCAAAGAGTTGCCTCCCACTCTCACCACACCCAATAAAAGGCAGGTTCTCTGATTACCATGATGCGTTATAACCCTCCCACTGAGGACTTTATTCATCTCATTTTTAGATAGTATTCACAGCCAGCCAGACTTCTTCACTGTCTGAAGCTTCCAGAGATGAGTTTAGGCGGGAAAGTGGCCGTGGTGACGGGAGCGGCAAAGGGGATTGGAAAAGCCATCGCAGAGATATTTCTTCAAAATGGCGCAaaggtaaaatgtgtttttattattaaaaacttttactctttttttgcatgaaaactATTCTAGTTTAGAAGAAACATTCACAATATATTAGTAGTTTCTTGTTCTTATTTAAAAAGCCTGAAGTGAAGGAGATctttcaaagttaaaatctcattAGTTGTCACACGCCAacttgttctctgcatttgacccatcccttaGGGGAGCGGTCAGCTGCAGAGAACACCGCGGTCGGGAACCacttggtggtttaaccccccaatggGTTCAAGGGGGGGTTTAGTATCTACTAGTATCGACTCAACCGTGAATCaaaactcacaaccttccagcttcagggccactgagctggtcatGTGGCTGTAAAAGATCATAAAGACATGAAGACGTTCAGGTTGCAGGTTACTCATCAACCTTTACCTGTACAGGTAGTCCTGCTTGATGTTGATGAACCCACAGGGAAGAGGTTGAAGAACGGCCTTGACCAGCAGTTTGGAGAGGAGAGATCTTTGTTTATGAAGTGCAGCGTTGAGTCAGACGAGGACATAAAAGGTCAGTGAACTACAAGGTTTTGGtgtgtgcagagctgcagttACAAGCACAGGAAAATGGTCTAAAACTAactcttttttgcttttcaagCTGCGCTCCAAAGCACCATAGATACCTTTGGATCCATCAACATTTTATGCAACAATGCTGGAATCCTGAGAGAAGGCGACTGGGAGAAAACCATCTCCATAAACCTtgtagggatttttttttaaatcaaatgcattatttctaagaaaaaacacaatactTCACAAAATAGCTATGTATTTGCATGTTTCTTTATGCAGGGAGGTGTTATTCGGATGACCTATGCAGCTCTGGAACACATGAACAAGCTCAGCGGCGGTCAGGGAGGGGTCGTGGTCAACACATCATCTGTGGCAGGTACTGAGTTCCTCTGACATGTCTGTTTTAGGACAATAAAACTGACTAATCTCTCAAATCTGACTCTGATTTGGATAAAAGATTTATGCCCTCAAGGTCTTGACCCCCTCCCAAGCTGTCCTGCTTATTCAGCCACCAAGCATGGAGTGGTCGCCTTTACACGAGCAATGGCAGTAAGTATAGATGTCCCTTCCTCTTcgcaaataaaaaattatataaaatcatgtgactattaatacatttttctcttttttttcgaCCAGGCGGCCTCCAGAGCGTCGGAATATGGAATCCGCTTCAACGTTGTCTGCCCTGTCCGGGTCCAAACAGACTTCTTCTCCTCAGTTTCTCAAAACTTTGGACAGTTCTCCCACCTGCTTGGTGCCCTGCAGAAATCGGCAGAGCGAGctttggagtaggtctttaccTGATCCTTTCATTAATCTCTTCAAGAGCATTTTCTTCTGGTTGCTTTTTGGTTCATTTGCCCCTTCATTCCCaagaaaatactttattgaatggggaaaaaatatatatttttaccatCACCTCAGGAATCTGTTTAGATCAGCTCAAAGGTCTACTGAGGAGACATCTAGATGTTGACCAAAAAGTTGTGTGGTGGTAATTCATCACATCCACTGCAGTAGCAGAACAGTCCTGGGTTCAAATTCCTTCAAAATCAGCACAGAAGTCTGTACTTCACCTCTGTTGCTTAAAGGTTTCTGGTTATATTCTCATAAAAccgttgttttctgttttgtttcagtcCATCTGAGGTCGCTGAGTGCGTCCTCGACCTGGTGACGGATGAGGTGAAGAACGGAGAGACCGTCTTACTGAGCCAAAGCGGGAGAAAATACTTGACTTTTCCCCAAAATCTTCAGTAGCCTCTGGCACCACAACACGATGGAGGACAATTGGGACTAGCCGGTTTTTCTCTGTTCCTTTCTCCTTTCTCCTCGGTATCAAATGAGCTGCAGCATTCAGACAGaattgtcatctggacttgagACCTTTGAGTTTTGCTCTGATCTTGATGTGACCAGTTTGGTTTCAAGCTAGTTTCTGTctcaaccctttaacaccagagatgctgGCGTTGACGCCTAAACAACACACGCTCTTTCACCTACCACTACTCTTTAACCGTTATGCGAttaatgtgaatcagctgattctgacgggaagaaaagcagctttgtataTCTGCAGTCCACCAATATGCAACAGATTacaaatgtaaagtgttgcatatcagcgcaaagctgcctTTCTCTGTtccagaatctgctggaattacattaattgcgtaaacggttgaaaagTTATGGTAGTCGACAGAATATAAACACTGGAGCTGATGGGTTAATTCTGTCTGTCTCTGCAGCTGATTTCTCCAATAACAttctctcttttcttcttgtttttaaataaaagtaaattctgTCTCGTCTTAACTAAATAAAACTGTGGACAGATCATGATGATCATGTGCCCTTTTCCAGCCCGACAAGAAGGATTTTATGGTAACAAACTCTGAACTTTTGCATccttaacagaaactttgaACAACTCAAAGTTGTTCTAATGAATCAAGTGTCTTAAAACACAGAATTGCCATCATGAAGATAAACTAAAAACATGTCGCTTGGAaagttggaagaaaaaaagaaccattTCCAGAAAAATCGACGATGGAAACTAAACCAAATTCACAAATGTGAAGCAAAAATGTGGATCAGGTTTCATTTGTCAGCGATGAGCGAGTCTAATCGGTGTTTGTGAGCAGCAACATAACTTTCACAGACTCAAAAAATCTTTCattaattactttttatttgtgtcCTTTAAGTGTGTAGATCATTAAATGACAGATAAACGAAACTTTGCATCTGTGAAGGAAGTGTGAAGAAGATGTAACAAGATTTAGTGAAAAGCATCCTCTGAAaagaatgtatttttcaaatataaGACTAAGTTAGAAATACCTTGGATATTTGACGGAGCAGCAGCATCACATACATGTCTCCAGCATGACAGACTACTTAGAGAGTGATGGAAACTGCATGTAAGTCTTTCCTTTGGTGAGAATCATGAGCGCCTCCCCATTCTTCGTCTCATCCGTCACCAGCTCCATGAGACCCTCGGCCACCTCGGACACGCTGTAAAGTTGGGGTGATGTTAGGGTCAAACACTAttgcatgaaaaaaagaagaaaactctgACCTTATGACTCCCAGTTTTTCTTTGATCTGCCCGGCCACTTCAGCCAGGTGAGAGAACGGCCCCAGGTTTGCAGAAGCGTTGGCTATCAGGTCAGTTTGGACAAAAGCTGGACAAAGAGCGTTGAAGCGAATGCCGTACCCCGACACCTCAGAGGCACCCTGGTAGAAGACATTCAGACACAAACGTCATGTTAGCTCACTCAACTGAAACCAAATAAAAAGTCTCAGCCGGGGTGTGAAAAGATCCAGGGCAGAATCTAGAATCTAAACTGCTATATTCCAATTTAAAGAACAGAAAtgatcttgtttttaaaaatagaagaatTCATGCCTGTTCTGAAGTTGGACACATTTATAGatgcaaataaaaaccataagtACAAGAAAAAAtcctcaaaacaaaaatgaataatttcacAGAACGTACACTGACCAGTTTATGACAAAAATCATCCAAGTTTAATTTACGAGTCACTTAAAATGATTTCTTTCtgtaaaaaattgtatttttttattaatcaaagcCTGCACTTCAGATCGTTGAAAGATTTTCTTACCGCCATCGCTCGTGTGAAGCCCACCACTCCGCTCTTTGTGGCCGTGTAGACGGGACAGGTGATGAACGGACCCAGACCTGGATTCAATCAAGGTGCAACCACTTTTAGCAGATCCATGACATTCAGAATCTCTGGTGTTCTGTTTTACAAAACTATGTTACagtactacatttttttttaagaaaatggacAGATTTAGCTCTGAAAACACAAtatctttatattttaataCCCAGTGGTGGAGCCAGAGCATTTGGTATATGGATAAATTAGCTTATCCAAACGTATTCTCCTTTGAAAAACTGCTGCTTGGTGAAGATTTTCCATTGATGAGCACGGACGCGTGTGGCTCACGTTGGCTATACAATGATCTTCAAGTGacttaaaagtttgttttctccaaaaaaagagaactGACAATGGGCCCTAAGAAAAAACAAGCAACAGGTGACTACGATGACAttaaaaagattcttgatgAGATCCAAGCTATGTTGTTGCTTTCATGGAGCAAGTGAACGCTAAGATCACTCCTCTTATGGAGCTAATGGACGAGCGCCGAAGACTCCAAGCTCAAAACCAGCAAAGGGAAACCtggtcgacattctggagaaaagactggacgatgtggaacaaaaagcaaggatgaataatgtcattctcactggagtacagatcaaacctcgggcaaagctaaacgcgctagcattgctaatgctaatggCGCTAGCATTGCTAGCAGTTCTTCTGAAACGGGGAGTGATGGAGAGTCTGtggaacaccaagtggaatcattttTCACGTCTActgggatttccctggatctaaataccatggagacctgccacccgctccccaggagaaaggagacggatattGTAAGTttgcgggttcgattcccaccttgcccacCTTGCCCACCTTGCCCGCCCCAGTCatcagaggaggagaggagctgGGGTCATCTGAACCCATGCAGCTGGGTCGTACAAGGATCACACCGGAGGAGTGAGAGAATGCAGATCCAGGAAGcatttgggtttttactgtGGAATTCCAGGACATTCAGTGGCCCGCTGTCCGTTAAAAGAGGGCTCAACATCAGTGAGGGGGACATGTTTGAGCCGTAACCAAATAACTTCCTCAGATTCAGGTGCATCTATGGCTGCTATGTTTCATGTTAAATTAGGACCCGTCAAAGTGACTGCTTTAAACGATTCAGGTTCTGATGGCAACTTCATTGATCACAGCCTGGCTTCTAAACTGAGAATCAGTTTTCAACCCTTAACTGAACGCCTAAGTGTGCATGCAATCAACAACCATTTGATTAATCGTAGCTCCCGCATCACTGAACCTGTGACTGTCCAGATCAAGAATCACTTTGAGGAGATGTGTTTCGATCTCATTTCTATTCCTATTCCCTCTTAGGATAAAAGTGAACAATCAGGGCGTCGACGTGTCCAAGGGGTGGTAACTGCTACAGTTAACCAGGTGGCGGCGGAGAGGCAAGAAAACATGTGGTTATCAAGCTAGCAGAGAGGTTGGTGTGGACACTGGGGGAGACGATGGCAGCCACAGTGGGTTCGTTGGTCCAGTTTGACAGCAAGGAGCAGTCCTGGGAAGAGTACTGCGAAATTATGGACCATTTTTTCATCGCAAATGGGATTGACGATGCGGATGAAAAGCGGGCGGTGTTGCTGAGCAGCGTGGGAGCGCAGACCTACGCGTTGATGAGGAACCTGCTTAGCCCGGTGAAGCCCGGAGAGCGATCCTACCAGGAGTTGGTGAGCCTGTTGAAGGACCATTTTCACCCCAAACCGAGCGAGATAACCCAGAGGTGGAAATTTAATACGAGGGACAGAAAGCACGTCGAAAGTGTGGGGGATTACGTGGCTGAACTGAGGAAGCTGGCGCAGGACTGTAACTTTGGAGACACCTTGACCGTGATGTTGAGGGATCGGCTGGTCTGCGGCATCAATGACGACAGGATTCAGCGGAAGCTACTGGCTGAAGAAGGATTGACCTTCGACAGGGCGTTCAAGATTGCTGTGGCCATGGAGGCTGCTAGCCGGGACATGGAGGATCTGCGGAGCAGTGGGGATCACAGAAGAGGAGGTCTGACAGCAGCTCCGGTGTTGGCTGTGAGCGGCAGTCAGCAGGGGCCGCCGGGGGACTCTAAAAAGTGCTTCAGATGCGGAGGGACTAATCATCTAGCAAATGACTGCAGGTTTGCCTCAGAGAAATGTCACAACTGTGGTAAGATGGGACACATCAGAAGGGTCTGT
The DNA window shown above is from Oryzias latipes chromosome 14, ASM223467v1 and carries:
- the LOC111946292 gene encoding 15-hydroxyprostaglandin dehydrogenase [NAD(+)]-like, which produces MSLGGKVAVVTGAAKGIGKAIAEIFLQNGAKVVLLDVDEPTGKRLKNGLDQQFGEERSLFMKCSVESDEDIKAALQSTIDTFGSINILCNNAGILREGDWEKTISINLGGVIRMTYAALEHMNKLSGGQGGVVVNTSSVAGLDPLPSCPAYSATKHGVVAFTRAMAAASRASEYGIRFNVVCPVRVQTDFFSSVSQNFGQFSHLLGALQKSAERALDPSEVAECVLDLVTDEVKNGETVLLSQSGRKYLTFPQNLQ